One stretch of Cohnella algarum DNA includes these proteins:
- the plsY gene encoding glycerol-3-phosphate 1-O-acyltransferase PlsY — MSGVIAAIVVSYLLGSISFSILVAKWLRKIDIRDHGSGNAGATNTLRVLGKGPGIAVFVLDIAKGVAAVFIGRALMGDEYGWLPVASGLAAIAGHNWPVFFKFKGGKGIATTIGAMATLALVPSLIAGAVAIAVIAATRYVSLGSMLFAALLPIIAAIGGFDRSVVWGAVIVAVLAIFRHRKNIVKLLNGTENKLGSKKEEPHGA; from the coding sequence GTGTCGGGTGTAATCGCAGCGATAGTCGTCAGTTACTTGTTAGGATCGATTTCGTTCAGCATTCTCGTGGCGAAATGGCTGCGCAAAATCGATATCCGCGACCACGGAAGCGGCAATGCCGGCGCCACCAATACGCTGCGGGTTCTCGGCAAAGGACCCGGCATCGCGGTGTTCGTTCTCGATATCGCCAAGGGCGTCGCCGCCGTGTTCATCGGCCGCGCGCTGATGGGGGACGAGTACGGCTGGCTGCCGGTCGCGAGCGGCCTGGCCGCCATTGCCGGTCACAATTGGCCCGTGTTTTTCAAGTTCAAAGGCGGCAAAGGAATCGCGACGACGATCGGCGCGATGGCGACGCTCGCCCTCGTGCCGTCGCTGATCGCGGGAGCGGTCGCGATCGCCGTGATCGCCGCCACTCGCTACGTCTCGCTTGGCTCGATGCTGTTCGCGGCGTTGCTGCCGATCATCGCCGCGATCGGCGGATTCGACCGGTCCGTCGTCTGGGGGGCGGTCATCGTGGCGGTGCTGGCGATCTTCCGCCACCGCAAAAACATCGTCAAGCTGCTGAACGGCACGGAAAACAAGCTCGGAAGCAAAAAGGAGGAGCCCCATGGCGCCTAA
- a CDS encoding capping complex subunit for YIEGIA has translation MARISAIVTTRKEETAGGAPIFWTPDREKLQTLANLLEKVLDCAAHQLHEDLIIIVDRN, from the coding sequence ATGGCTAGAATCAGCGCGATCGTCACGACGCGGAAGGAGGAAACGGCGGGAGGCGCTCCGATCTTCTGGACGCCGGACCGCGAGAAGCTGCAGACACTGGCCAATTTGCTCGAAAAGGTGCTCGATTGCGCGGCCCATCAGCTTCATGAGGATTTGATCATTATCGTGGACCGAAATTGA
- the der gene encoding ribosome biogenesis GTPase Der: protein MARPVIAIVGRPNVGKSTIFNRIIGDRLAIVEDKPGVTRDRIYGTAEWNGVAFSVIDTGGIEIDGEDGLLRLIRMQAELAIEEADVIVFMVDAKSGLTNADEDVAQMLFRSGKPVVIAVNKVDNFQRMDDIYEFYALGFGDPVAVSGAHGIGIGDLLDAAVSKLPAKEDEHYDDDVIKVALIGRPNVGKSSLVNAILGEERVIVSDVAGTTRDAIDTPFEKDGQKYVLIDTAGMRKRGKVYETTEKYSVMRSMKAIERADVALIVINAEEGIIEQDKHIAGYAHELGKASVFVVNKWDAVEKDDKTMQQFTNALRDHFLFMHYAPIVFLSALTKQRLHRLFPVIDRVAEQHAMRIPTHVLNDIVADAVAVTPPPTDKGRRLRVNYATQVSVKPPTLLVFVNDPELMHFSYERYLENKIRAAFEFEGTPLRIYTRRKSDQE from the coding sequence ATGGCAAGACCCGTCATCGCCATCGTGGGTCGGCCGAACGTAGGCAAATCGACGATTTTCAACCGGATAATCGGCGACCGGCTGGCAATAGTGGAAGACAAACCGGGAGTAACGCGCGACCGGATATACGGAACGGCCGAATGGAACGGCGTCGCTTTCAGCGTCATCGATACGGGCGGTATCGAAATCGACGGCGAAGACGGCCTGCTGAGGCTGATCCGCATGCAGGCGGAACTTGCGATCGAAGAAGCCGACGTGATCGTCTTTATGGTCGATGCCAAGTCCGGGCTGACCAATGCCGACGAAGATGTGGCCCAAATGCTGTTTCGATCGGGCAAGCCCGTCGTGATCGCGGTTAACAAAGTGGACAATTTTCAGCGCATGGACGATATATACGAATTTTACGCGCTAGGCTTCGGAGATCCGGTGGCGGTATCCGGCGCTCACGGCATCGGCATCGGCGATTTGCTCGATGCGGCGGTGTCCAAGCTGCCGGCGAAGGAGGACGAGCATTACGACGACGACGTCATCAAGGTCGCGCTGATCGGACGGCCGAACGTAGGCAAGTCGTCGCTCGTCAACGCGATTTTGGGAGAAGAAAGAGTCATCGTCAGCGACGTGGCGGGAACGACCCGGGACGCGATCGATACGCCGTTCGAGAAGGACGGCCAGAAGTACGTCCTGATCGACACCGCCGGCATGCGCAAGCGCGGCAAAGTGTACGAAACGACGGAGAAATACAGCGTCATGCGCTCGATGAAGGCGATCGAGCGGGCGGACGTCGCGCTTATCGTCATCAATGCCGAGGAAGGCATCATCGAGCAGGACAAGCATATCGCAGGATATGCGCACGAACTCGGCAAAGCCTCCGTGTTCGTCGTCAACAAGTGGGACGCGGTGGAAAAAGACGACAAAACGATGCAGCAGTTCACGAACGCGCTGCGCGATCATTTTCTTTTCATGCATTACGCGCCGATCGTCTTTTTGTCGGCGCTTACCAAGCAGCGCTTGCATCGCCTGTTTCCGGTCATCGACCGCGTCGCCGAACAGCATGCGATGCGGATTCCGACGCACGTCTTGAACGACATCGTCGCGGATGCCGTCGCGGTAACGCCGCCGCCGACCGACAAGGGCCGCCGCCTTCGCGTCAACTATGCGACGCAGGTGTCGGTCAAGCCGCCGACGCTGCTCGTGTTCGTGAACGATCCGGAATTGATGCATTTTTCTTACGAGCGGTATTTGGAAAACAAAATTCGGGCTGCATTCGAGTTCGAGGGGACCCCGCTTAGGATCTACACTCGCCGCAAGTCCGATCAGGAATAG